A genomic window from Candidatus Rokuibacteriota bacterium includes:
- a CDS encoding alpha/beta hydrolase, translating to MLPAADHGARPRHPSSLDSRAPAAGGRPAWRPAPAASALSLPHLVRVRRSGGCGSLPGDAERKELPLTANLGLFTTPGPTSRSYFSQRLRLHYVDWGNPDRPPLLLLHGGRDHCRNWDWTAEALREEWHVIAPDLRGHGDSQWSPDGSYTMAGYIYDLAQLIHQQRLAPVTIIAHSLGGNIALRYAGVYPEAVARLVAIEGLGPSAPALAERRARSIAERMDEWIREQRAFAGRLPRRYASIEDAFRRMQEENPHLSAAQARHLTAQGVNQNEDGTYSWKFDNYVRAWPPYDMSSRDIAQLWSRIACPTLLLWGKESPSGDPVEDGRARPFRHATVVGLEGAGHWLHHDRLAEFLRVVRDFLGRPGAG from the coding sequence ATGCTCCCCGCCGCGGATCATGGGGCCAGGCCCCGCCACCCGTCAAGCCTCGACTCGCGAGCGCCGGCGGCAGGCGGGCGCCCCGCCTGGCGCCCGGCCCCGGCCGCCAGCGCGCTCTCTCTGCCCCACCTCGTCAGGGTTCGACGGTCCGGCGGATGTGGTAGCCTCCCGGGAGATGCGGAGCGAAAGGAGCTGCCATTGACCGCCAACCTCGGCCTGTTCACCACGCCCGGGCCCACCTCGCGGAGCTACTTCTCCCAGCGGCTACGGCTGCACTACGTGGACTGGGGCAACCCCGACCGGCCGCCGCTGCTCCTCCTGCACGGGGGACGCGACCATTGCCGGAACTGGGACTGGACGGCGGAGGCGCTCCGCGAGGAGTGGCACGTCATCGCCCCCGACCTCCGGGGGCATGGAGACAGCCAGTGGTCGCCGGACGGCAGCTACACCATGGCCGGCTATATCTACGACCTGGCCCAGCTCATCCACCAGCAGCGGCTGGCGCCGGTCACGATCATCGCCCACTCCCTCGGCGGCAACATCGCGCTCCGCTATGCCGGCGTCTACCCCGAGGCGGTGGCTCGCCTGGTGGCCATCGAGGGGCTCGGCCCCTCGGCGCCCGCGCTCGCCGAGCGCCGCGCCCGGAGCATCGCCGAGCGCATGGACGAGTGGATCCGCGAGCAGCGCGCCTTCGCCGGCCGGCTGCCCCGGCGCTACGCCTCCATCGAGGACGCCTTCCGCCGCATGCAGGAGGAGAACCCGCATCTCTCCGCCGCGCAGGCGCGGCACCTCACCGCGCAGGGCGTCAACCAGAACGAGGACGGCACCTACAGCTGGAAGTTCGACAACTACGTGCGCGCCTGGCCCCCGTACGACATGAGCAGCCGGGACATCGCACAGCTCTGGTCGCGCATCGCCTGCCCCACGCTCCTCCTCTGGGGCAAGGAGAGCCCCTCCGGCGATCCCGTCGAGGACGGCCGCGCCCGGCCCTTCCGCCACGCCACCGTCGTCGGCCTCGAGGGAGCGGGGCACTGGCTCCACCACGACCGCCTGGCCGAGTTCCTCCGCGTCGTCCGCGACTTCCTGGGGCGCCCCGGCGCGGGCTGA
- a CDS encoding (2Fe-2S)-binding protein, which produces MSGHRVSVRINGRRHEADVEPHRLLSDFLREECGLTGTHVGCEHGVCGACTILLDGAPARACLLFAIQADGAEIETVEGLAADDRLHPLQEAFWEHHALQCGFCTPGFLMTAVALLRERPDPSEAEVREGLSGNLCRCTGYANIVRAVLAAADRLRTTGTGTA; this is translated from the coding sequence GTGAGCGGCCACCGCGTCTCCGTCCGGATCAACGGCCGGCGCCACGAGGCCGACGTCGAGCCGCACCGGCTCCTCAGCGACTTCCTCCGGGAGGAGTGCGGGCTCACGGGCACGCATGTGGGCTGCGAGCATGGGGTGTGCGGGGCGTGCACGATCCTGCTGGACGGGGCCCCCGCCCGGGCCTGTCTCCTCTTCGCCATCCAGGCGGACGGCGCCGAGATCGAGACGGTCGAGGGGCTGGCGGCTGATGACCGGCTCCACCCGCTCCAGGAGGCGTTCTGGGAGCACCACGCGCTCCAGTGCGGGTTCTGCACGCCCGGCTTTCTCATGACGGCGGTGGCGCTGCTCCGCGAGCGGCCGGATCCCTCGGAGGCCGAGGTGCGCGAAGGCCTCTCGGGCAACCTCTGCCGCTGCACCGGCTACGCCAACATCGTCCGCGCCGTCCTGGCCGCTGCCGATCGGTTGCGCACCACAGGCACGGGGACCGCGTGA
- a CDS encoding xanthine dehydrogenase family protein subunit M: MKPAPFTYHAPASLEEALSLLARHRGEAKVLAGGQSLVPLMNFRLARPAQVVDLNGLRTLAGIREADGMLCLGAMTRQHAIERSPVVRRLCPLLAEATALIGHPAIRSRGTIGGSLAHADPAAEYPTVLATLEGTVVARSLAGERTLTAESLFAGYLATRLEPDEILVEVRLPLPPRRHGWAFEEVSRRHGDFALVAVAALVAVEDGRCARVRLAAGGVGPAPQRLRRAEETLEGRGPGEAEIREAASLAAADLAPESDLHASADFRRHLAGVLTARALRRAVRLAIELAP; encoded by the coding sequence GTGAAGCCTGCCCCCTTCACCTATCACGCCCCGGCCAGTCTCGAGGAGGCCCTGTCGCTCCTCGCGCGCCATCGCGGGGAGGCCAAGGTGCTCGCAGGCGGCCAGAGCCTGGTGCCGCTGATGAACTTCCGCCTGGCCCGTCCGGCGCAGGTGGTGGACCTCAACGGGCTTCGCACGCTGGCCGGTATCCGTGAGGCCGACGGCATGCTCTGCCTGGGCGCCATGACCCGCCAGCACGCCATCGAGCGCTCCCCGGTGGTGCGCCGCCTCTGCCCACTCCTGGCCGAAGCCACGGCCCTGATCGGGCACCCCGCCATCCGCTCACGGGGCACCATCGGTGGGAGCCTCGCTCACGCCGATCCCGCTGCCGAGTACCCGACCGTCCTCGCCACCCTCGAGGGCACCGTGGTCGCCCGCAGCCTCGCCGGCGAGCGGACGCTGACGGCCGAGAGCCTCTTCGCCGGCTATCTCGCCACGCGCCTCGAGCCGGACGAGATCCTGGTCGAGGTGCGCCTGCCGCTTCCGCCGCGCCGCCACGGCTGGGCCTTCGAGGAGGTGAGCCGCCGTCACGGCGACTTCGCGCTGGTCGCTGTCGCCGCCCTCGTCGCGGTGGAGGACGGGCGGTGCGCCCGCGTCCGGCTCGCCGCCGGCGGCGTGGGCCCGGCCCCGCAGCGGCTCCGTCGCGCGGAAGAGACCCTCGAAGGTCGCGGGCCGGGCGAGGCCGAGATCCGCGAGGCCGCATCACTCGCGGCGGCGGACCTCGCGCCCGAGAGCGATCTGCACGCCTCGGCCGACTTCCGACGCCACCTGGCCGGCGTGCTCACGGCCCGCGCGCTCCGTCGCGCCGTCCGGCTCGCGATCGAGCTCGCCCCCTAG